A genomic region of Scomber japonicus isolate fScoJap1 chromosome 5, fScoJap1.pri, whole genome shotgun sequence contains the following coding sequences:
- the ano3 gene encoding anoctamin-3, with protein MHTSISEILKEKSLKPSRRSLPCLAQSQTHPINLNHFLSVPLSPEPKPEVEDLSQSISTSCSILPPQTAENGKDHYVEESEATSCDTRADESFLLQKPVTRVKLTARTDSLQGKTPVYSSGLFFRDGKKRIDYILVYKKSSPQVEKRCTFEKNLRAEGLMLEKEPSLTNNDIMFVKVHAPWDTLCKYAEQMNIRMPFRKKCYFTDWKSKTLGRFHLRCRQIKSWLPRNPMKLDKEALPDLEETDCYTAPFSRARMHHFTINNRESFFSNSTRSRIVHHVLQRTKYEDGKSKMGINRLLGNNTYEAAFPPHEGGYKSRHPIKTHGAENHRHLLYERWARWGIWYKYQPLDLIRRYFGEKIGLYFAWLGWYTGMLIPAALVGVFVFLYGLFTMDSSQVSKEICQANTTIMCPMCEETCEPWTLSDSCVFAKVTRLFDNGGTVFFAIFMAIWATVFLEFWKRRRAELTYDWDLIDWEEEEEELRPQFEAKYSRMERVNPISGKPEPFQPFSDKLSRLMVSVSGIFFMISLVLTAVFAVVVFRLIAMEKFASFNWYFVKKNWQFATSGTGVCINFVIIMSLNVVYEKVAYLLTNLEHPRTESEWENSFALKMFLFQFVNLNSSTFYIAFFLGRFAGRPGKYNKLFNRWRLEECHPSGCLIDLCLQMGVIMFFKQIWNNFMELGYPLLQNWWSRRKMKKGGGGGPNVENTSQLPQWDKDWNLQPMNAHGLVDEYLEMVLQFGFTTIFVAAFPLAPLLALLNNIIEIRLDAYKFVTQWRRPMPARATDIGIWHGILEGIGVLAVITNAFVIAITSDYIPRFVYAFKYGPCVDRGHHHQDECLRGYMNSSLSVFDMGDLKNSSQPRYCRYRDYRAPPWSSVPYEFTLQFWHVLAARLAFIIVFEHLVFGIKSFIAYLIPDMPKDLCDRMRREKYLMQEMMYEAELEHLQKERKKNGRRYHHEWP; from the exons ATGCACACCAGCATCAGCGAGATCCTGAAGGAGAAAAGCCTGAAGCCGTCTCGCCGCAGCCTGCCCTGCCTGGCCCAGAGTCAGACTCATCCAATCAACCtcaaccacttcctgtctgtgccTCTGAGCCCGGAGCCCAAACCAGAGGTTGAGGATCTGAGTCAGAGCATCAGCACTTCCTGCAGCATCCTCCCTCCACAGACGG CAGAGAACGGCAAGGATCATTACGTGGAGGAGTCAGAAGCAACTTCGTGTGATACGAGGGCAGATGAGTCGTTTCTGCTACAGAAGCCTGTCACTCGGGTTAAATTAACAGCCCGAACAGATTCACTTCAG GGAAAGACGCCAGTTTATTCATCTGGGCTCTTTTTCCGAGATGGGAAAAAGCGAATTGACTACATCCTGGTTTACAAGAAGTCCAGTCCACAGGTGGAGAAGAGGTGCACCTTTGAGAAGAATCTACGTGCTGAGGGACTAATGCTGGAAAAGGAG ccCTCTTTGACGAACAACGACATCATGTTTGTGAAGGTCCATGCTCCCTGGGATACACTTTGCAAATATGCAGAGCAGATGAACATCCGAATGCCTTTCAG GAAAAAATGCTACTTCACAGACTGGAAAAGCAAAACCTTGGGCAG GTTTCATCTGAGATGTCGTCAGATAAAAAGCTGGCTGCCCAGAAATCCCATGAAGCTGGACAAAGAGGCCTTGCCTGACCTGGAGGAAACAGACTGCTACACAGCCCCCTTCAGCAGAGCACGCATGCATCA CTTCACTATCAACAACAGAGAGAGCTTCTTCTCCAATTCCACCAGAAGCAGAATAGTCCATCATGTCCTGCAGCGCACTAAGTATGAGGACGGAAAATCAAAGATGG GTATCAACCGATTGTTGGGCAATAACACATATGAAGCTGCATTTCCTCCACATGAG GGTGGATACAAAAGTCGACATCCTATCAAGACTCACGGTGCCGAGAACCACAGGCACCTTCTGTATGAGCGCTGGGCTCGCTGGGGAATCTGGTACAAATACCAGCCTTTGGACCTCATCAG gCGATACTTTGGTGAGAAAATTGGTCTTTACTTTGCGTGGTTAGGCTGGTACACCGGCATGTTGATCCCTGCTGCCCTGGTTGGTGTTTTTGTCTTCCTCTATGGCCTCTTCACCATGGACTCAAGCCAAGTCAG CAAAGAGATTTGTCAAGCCAACACTACCATCATGTGTCCAATGTGTGAGGAAACCTGCGAGCCGTGGACACTGAGTGACAGTTGTGTCTTTGCAAAG GTGACCCGTCTCTTCGACAACGGCGGCACTGTGTTCTTTGCTATTTTCATGGCTATTTGGG CCACAGTATTCCTGGAGTTCTGGAAAAGGAGACGGGCAGAACTGACTTATGATTGGGATCTCATTGAttgggaagaggaagag GAGGAGCTGAGGCCTCaatttgaagccaagtactcCAGGATGGAGAGAGTCAACCCCATCTCTGGGAAGCCCGAGCCTTTTCAACCCTTCTCAGACAAACTCAGCCGGCTCATGGTGTCTGTGTCTGGAATATTCTTCATG ATTTCCCTCGTTCTGACAGCCGTGTTTGCTGTGGTGGTTTTCCGTCTCATCGCGATGGAGAAGTTCGCTTCCTTCAACTGGTATTTTGTGAAGAAGAACTGGCAGTTTGCCACCTCTGGCACTGGTGTCTGCATCAACTTTGTGATCATCATGTCTCTCAATGTG GTTTATGAAAAGGTGGCCTATTTGCTGACAAATTTAG AGCACCCACGGACAGAGTCTGAGTGGGAGAACAGCTTTGCTCTGAAGATGTTCCTGTTCCAGTTTGTAAATCTGAACAGTTCCACGTTCTACATTGCTTTCTTTCTCGGGAG GTTTGCTGGCAGGCCTGGAAAATACAATAAACTCTTTAATCGATGGAGACTGGAGGAG tgtcACCCGAGCGGCTGTTTGATTGATCTGTGCCTGCAAATGGGAGTCATCATGTTCTTCAAACAAATCTGGAATAACTTCATGGAGCTTGGATATCC TTTGCTGCAGAACTGGTGGTCTCGTAGAAAGATGAAGAAAGGAGGTGGTGGAGGCCCGAATGTAGAGAATACAAGCCAGCTTCCACAGTGGGACAAAGACTGGAATCTGCAGCCAATGAACGCACACGGCTTGGTGGATGAATACCTTGAAATGG TTCTCCAGTTTGGCTTCACCACCATCTTTGTAGCGGCGTTCCCGTTGGCTCCCCTCCTGGCTCTGCTCAATAACATCATTGAGATTCGTCTTGATGCCTACAAATTTGTCACTCAGTGGAGGAGACCCATGCCTGCTCGAGCCACTGACATAG GTATCTGGCATGGGATTCTCGAAGGTATCGGTGTATTGGCAGTCATCACCAACGCCTTCGTCATTGCCATAACCTCGGACTACATCCCCCGCTTTGTTTACGCCTTTAAATATGGTCCGTGTGTAGACAGGGGACACCACCATCAGGATGA GTGTTTGCGAGGCTACATGAACAGTAGCCTGTCTGTGTTTGACATGGGCGACCTGAAGAACAGCAGTCAGCCAAGATACTGCAGGTACAGAGACTACAGAGCACCGCCCTGGAGCTCGGTTCCCTACGAGTTCACCCTGCAGTTCTGGCACGTCTTGGCTGCCAGGTTGGCCTTCATCATCGTCTTTGAG CACCTGGTGTTTGGGATCAAGTCCTTCATTGCGTACCTCATCCCGGACATGCCGAAGGATCTCTGCGATCGTATGAGGAGAGAAAAGTACCTGATGCAAGAGATGATGTACGAAGCAGAGTTGGAGCACCtgcagaaggagaggaagaagaacggACGTCGTTATCACCATGAGTGGCCTTAG
- the fibina gene encoding fin bud initiation factor has protein sequence MMDPVPLLLLIVTSLPCCSAVYTGPLQAEISNGTFHHFFVPDGDYDETEDPEKCQMLFKFSDVYPCGYNEESDSAVRDDFILTKLQAEDSARLLESIGRTVAHDLDGEDSYGKFLRREIAQIGEAFSNVDKSLVELEVKFKQSQETELREEQQLNGHVVKQVGDIRGTLRETMDISLGLKDKHELLSLIIRSHGTRLSRLKTEFLNVGL, from the coding sequence aTGATGGATCCCGTCCCACTGCTGCTCCTCATTGTCACATCTTTGCCATGTTGTTCTGCAGTCTACACCGGGCCTCTCCAAGCGGAGATCTCCAATGGTACTTTCCATCACTTCTTTGTCCCGGACGGAGATTACGATGAGACTGAGGACCCGGAGAAGTGCCAGATGTTGTTTAAATTTTCAGATGTGTATCCGTGCGGGTACAACGAGGAGAGCGACTCCGCGGTGCGGGACGACTTCATTCTCACCAAGCTGCAGGCGGAGGACTCTGCGCGGCTGTTGGAGAGCATCGGCCGGACTGTGGCGCACGACCTGGACGGAGAGGACAGCTACGGCAAGTTCCTCCGGAGGGAGATCGCACAAATCGGCGAGGCATTTTCAAACGTGGACAAATCCCTGGTGGAGCTGGAGGTGAAGTTTAAACAAAGCCAAGAAACTGAGCTGAGAGAGGAGCAACAGCTGAACGGCCATGTGGTGAAACAAGTGGGTGACATCAGGGGCACTCTGAGGGAAACTATGGACATCTCTCTGGGACTTAAAGATAAACATGAGCTGCTGTCTCTCATCATTCGCAGTCATGGTACCAGACTGAGCCGCCTGAAAACAGAGTTTCTTAATGTTGGATTATAG
- the tmem276a gene encoding transmembrane protein 178B, whose protein sequence is MAAMRTLTVAGLFLAFCALGLIAVAISTDNWYETDARRHRERCKNYSNKRNDPGYIYISNNNLPLRMLPKEKNVERRGSSVSGEMLLRAKRHFLPPAPAMESLCSRHFNSTITGLWRKCHRGGFDLETEDLIFKGLVPRCTPIKYYYSSSALPRNLPINLTKTIRQDEWHALHLQRMTVSFIGMAISIILFGWIIGVLGCCKEHDLMQYVAGLLFLMGGTCCIISLCTCVAGINFELSRYPRYMFGIPDDISHGYGWSMFCAWGGLGLTLLAGFLCTLAPSLYPPHTPVVHKPRQENGCV, encoded by the exons CCGTGGCAGGTCTCTTTTTGGCATTTTGCGCTTTGGGACTGATTGCAGTGGCCATCAGCACTGACAACTGGTACGAGACTGATGCGAGGAGGCACCGGGAACGCTGCAAGAATTATTCAAACAAAAGAAACGACCCCGGCTACATTTACATCTCCAACAATAACCTTCCACTTCGCATGTTgccaaaagagaaaaatgtggaAAGAAGAGGCTCCAGTGTCAGCGGGGAAATGCTGCTGCGCGCAAAGCGGCACTTCTTGCCTCCTGCCCCGGCCATGGAGTCCCTCTGCAGTCGGCATTTCAACTCCACCATCACGGGACTGTGGAGAAAGTGCCACCGAGGGGGGTTTGACCTGGAGACAGAGGATTTGATCTTTAAAG GATTGGTTCCGCGCTGCACACCAATAAAATACTACTACTCATCATCGGCGCTCCCCAGAAATCTGCCAATCAATCTGACGAAGACAATAAGGCAGGATGAGTGGCACGCGCTCC ACCTCCAGAGGATGACTGTCAGCTTCATAGGCATGGCCATTTCCATCATCCTGTTCGGCTGGATCATTGGTGTACTGGGATGCTGTAAGGAGCATGATCTGATGCAGTATGTCGCTGGACTGCTCTTCCTCATGGGAG GGACATGCTGCATAATCTCCCTTTGCACATGTGTGGCCGGGATCAACTTTGAACTGTCCCGCTATCCTCGCTACATGTTTGGAATACCAGATGACATCAGTCACGGTTACGGCTGGTCCATGTTTTGCGCGTGGGGCGGACTGGGTCTTACGTTGCTGGCCGGCTTCCTGTGCACACTCGCTCCTTCCCTCTACCCTCCACACACCCCTGTCGTGCACAAGCCCAGGCAGGAGAACGGCTGTGTGTGA